Proteins from a genomic interval of Verrucomicrobium sp.:
- the floA gene encoding flotillin-like protein FloA (flotillin-like protein involved in membrane lipid rafts), producing MDTLTFLLLIAAIVAALVVAFVLVNFLGIWIRAWISGASVSFGNLIGMRLRRISPSLVVNQRITAVRSGLDISTAQLETHYLAGGNIEAVVRALIAATKAGIPLDFNLACAIDLATAGSGKNVFEAVRTSVNPKVIDCPNPASGLAAIAGVAKDGIAVNAKARVTVRTNLDRFVGGATEETIIARVGEGIVATIGASESYKEVLEYPDRISKTVLAKGLDSGTAFEILSIDIADLSVGDNIGAKLQAEQADADKRVAQARAEVRRAAAVALEQENRAKVQEMRSKVVEAEAQVPLAMAEAFRAGNLGLMDYYRMKNLQADTQMRASIAGEEKPQEPGAA from the coding sequence ATGGATACCCTCACGTTCCTCCTTCTCATCGCGGCCATCGTCGCGGCGCTCGTCGTCGCCTTCGTCCTGGTCAATTTCCTGGGCATCTGGATCCGCGCCTGGATCTCCGGCGCCAGCGTCTCCTTCGGCAACCTGATCGGCATGCGGTTGCGGCGCATTTCGCCCTCCCTGGTGGTGAACCAGCGGATCACCGCCGTCCGCTCCGGCCTCGACATCAGCACCGCGCAGCTGGAGACCCACTACCTGGCCGGGGGAAACATCGAGGCGGTCGTCCGCGCCCTCATCGCCGCGACGAAGGCGGGCATCCCCCTCGACTTCAACCTGGCCTGCGCCATCGACCTGGCCACCGCCGGATCGGGCAAGAACGTCTTCGAGGCGGTCCGCACCAGCGTGAACCCGAAGGTGATCGACTGCCCCAACCCCGCCTCCGGCCTCGCCGCCATCGCGGGCGTGGCCAAGGACGGCATCGCCGTCAACGCCAAGGCGCGCGTCACCGTCCGCACGAACCTGGACCGCTTCGTCGGCGGCGCCACGGAGGAGACGATCATCGCCCGCGTGGGCGAGGGGATCGTGGCCACCATCGGCGCCTCCGAGTCCTACAAGGAGGTCCTGGAATATCCCGACCGCATCTCCAAGACGGTGCTGGCCAAGGGCCTTGATTCCGGCACCGCCTTCGAGATCCTCTCCATCGACATCGCCGACCTGAGCGTGGGCGACAACATCGGCGCGAAGCTCCAGGCGGAGCAGGCCGACGCCGACAAGCGCGTGGCCCAGGCCCGCGCCGAGGTGCGCCGCGCCGCCGCCGTGGCGCTGGAGCAGGAGAACCGGGCCAAGGTCCAGGAGATGCGCTCCAAGGTCGTGGAGGCGGAGGCCCAGGTCCCGCTGGCCATGGCGGAGGCCTTCCGCGCCGGCAACCTCGGCCTCATGGACTATTACCGGATGAAGAACCTCCAGGCCGACACGCAGATGCGCGCCAGCATCGCCGGGGAGGAAAAGCCCCAGGAGCCCGGAGCGGCGTAG